In Paenibacillus kyungheensis, the following are encoded in one genomic region:
- a CDS encoding helix-turn-helix domain-containing protein has product MYNILMLDDDQEMIATISPLLLHSGLNIQHIFSATTFSQGLDYIREYDIDLLITDLEVEGLNGIDDMQQVKLIKPSIEIIVVSTHNTFEYAQAAIRLGVKNYLIKPLELEPFLDSVREVLLHVNIARPAIEHTHWAQGNHFQMQRHTIQNHIKLNQLFAPHAYIPQEESVYQSLGLHGPYYAMIKIQYQPLTSNQVALTVADHYLLNYAVMNLAVELVHNQWNSVTFETDECEVNMIMQWDETSYLQGWHHKIRQLNQLGQLLHNHINNYLHIPNVIGISQILKGNEFINQLNIQAHRALMWHTQYPDHHVFYYGDMYWKKHEVSEPTAVIEENKGKNPYNLIVSQVKAYIEKCYGQKGLTIHDVAKKNHVSPNYLSYLFKKNTGFNLWEYVIKLRMEESRNLLLETDLRRYEVAERVGYESPEHFSKIFKRYYGISPSEFKQLQA; this is encoded by the coding sequence CAACATATTTTTTCGGCAACTACATTTTCGCAGGGATTGGATTATATTCGTGAATACGATATTGATCTACTAATTACCGATCTTGAAGTAGAAGGCTTGAATGGAATAGATGATATGCAACAGGTGAAATTGATCAAACCTTCTATCGAAATAATAGTTGTTTCAACACATAATACATTTGAATATGCACAGGCAGCTATCCGTCTGGGTGTCAAAAATTACTTAATCAAACCACTTGAGCTTGAGCCGTTTCTAGATTCGGTGCGAGAAGTATTGTTGCATGTTAATATCGCTAGACCAGCGATTGAACATACTCATTGGGCTCAAGGCAATCATTTTCAGATGCAACGACATACGATTCAAAATCATATCAAGCTAAATCAGTTATTTGCTCCACATGCTTATATACCTCAAGAAGAATCGGTATATCAATCGTTAGGATTGCATGGTCCTTATTACGCTATGATCAAAATTCAGTATCAACCGCTTACTTCAAATCAGGTCGCTCTCACGGTAGCCGATCACTATTTGCTCAATTATGCGGTAATGAATCTGGCAGTCGAATTGGTGCACAATCAGTGGAATAGCGTTACTTTTGAGACAGATGAATGTGAAGTTAATATGATTATGCAATGGGATGAGACATCATATCTTCAAGGATGGCATCATAAGATTCGTCAATTGAATCAATTGGGGCAGTTATTGCATAACCATATTAATAACTATTTGCATATTCCCAATGTGATAGGGATCAGTCAGATTTTGAAAGGAAACGAATTTATCAATCAATTAAATATACAAGCTCACCGGGCATTAATGTGGCATACTCAATATCCAGATCATCATGTCTTTTATTATGGAGATATGTATTGGAAAAAGCATGAAGTCAGTGAGCCAACAGCAGTAATAGAAGAGAACAAAGGAAAGAATCCGTATAATCTGATCGTATCTCAGGTCAAAGCTTATATCGAAAAGTGTTATGGACAAAAAGGGTTAACTATTCATGATGTAGCCAAAAAAAATCATGTCAGCCCTAATTATTTAAGCTATTTGTTCAAAAAAAATACAGGCTTTAATCTATGGGAATATGTGATCAAGCTACGTATGGAAGAGAGTCGCAATTTATTGTTAGAAACAGATCTACGTAGATATGAAGTAGCAGAACGTGTAGGATATGAATCTCCAGAACATTTCAGCAAAATATTTAAACGATACTACGGCATCAGTCCTAGTGAATTCAAGCAATTGCAAGCTTAA
- a CDS encoding DUF3243 domain-containing protein: MSEESHIVKKDGEIATGQVETTLNRLSDDQKEDILSNFESFKSYLGKRIQLGESIGLGEEKLAKIAQKVADYLATHEEPRNREEKLLYELWKVGDEDQRHKLAHLLVRMVQADK, translated from the coding sequence ATGTCAGAAGAATCACATATCGTTAAAAAAGACGGAGAAATCGCAACAGGACAGGTGGAAACTACACTAAATCGTTTGAGTGATGATCAAAAAGAAGATATTTTAAGCAATTTTGAATCGTTCAAGTCTTATTTGGGCAAACGTATTCAACTTGGGGAATCTATCGGACTAGGTGAAGAAAAGTTAGCTAAAATTGCACAAAAAGTTGCTGATTATCTAGCTACTCACGAAGAACCACGTAACCGCGAAGAGAAATTGTTATATGAATTGTGGAAAGTCGGCGATGAAGACCAACGTCACAAACTGGCTCACTTGTTAGTGCGCATGGTTCAAGCAGACAAATAA
- a CDS encoding threonine synthase, whose protein sequence is MTYSYVSHLECPVCDTTYDANKIQQLCTCGSPLLVRYDLERVRNEVKRSAIRERNPDLWRYHELLPVQHEDHVITLGEGMTPLLSMPKLGERYGLTHLYMKDESLIPTGSFKARGAAVGISKAKELGVQQFAMPTNGNAGAAWALYAARAGIKATIVMPQDAPSITRTEVSLSGAELFLVNGLISDAGKMVAEKVKHDQIYDASTLKEPYRIEGKKTMGLEIAEQLGWAMPDVILYPTGGGVGLIGIYKALQELKEIGWLAGKLPRLVAVQAEGCAPIVKAWEEKKERSEFWEQSTTVAFGINVPKALGDFLVLRALYETDGMAIAISDQELLEEQQHIAEYEGAFVCPEGAATFAAAKRLTEQGWIGRDESVVVLNTGAGIKYPDTVKIEVPLLEIGESII, encoded by the coding sequence ATGACGTACAGTTATGTTTCTCATTTGGAATGTCCGGTATGTGATACAACGTATGATGCAAATAAAATTCAACAACTTTGTACCTGTGGTTCACCACTATTAGTACGGTATGATCTAGAACGTGTCCGTAATGAAGTGAAACGATCTGCTATTCGAGAACGCAATCCTGATCTATGGCGTTATCATGAATTATTACCTGTACAGCATGAAGATCATGTCATCACGTTAGGAGAAGGAATGACTCCTTTACTTTCTATGCCCAAGTTAGGTGAACGTTATGGACTGACTCATTTATATATGAAAGATGAAAGTTTGATTCCAACAGGAAGCTTCAAAGCAAGAGGAGCGGCAGTAGGCATTTCCAAAGCTAAAGAGTTAGGTGTCCAGCAATTTGCGATGCCAACGAATGGTAATGCAGGGGCGGCATGGGCGCTGTATGCGGCTCGCGCAGGGATCAAAGCAACGATTGTCATGCCTCAAGATGCGCCTTCTATTACTCGCACTGAAGTGTCTTTGTCTGGTGCAGAGTTATTTTTGGTCAATGGATTAATTAGTGATGCCGGTAAAATGGTTGCAGAAAAGGTAAAACACGATCAGATTTACGATGCATCTACACTCAAAGAACCTTATCGGATCGAAGGCAAAAAAACGATGGGCTTAGAAATAGCAGAACAACTAGGCTGGGCAATGCCAGATGTTATTTTGTATCCAACTGGTGGCGGTGTCGGTCTGATCGGTATTTACAAAGCGTTACAAGAACTGAAAGAAATCGGCTGGTTAGCAGGCAAATTACCTCGATTGGTTGCTGTGCAAGCCGAAGGATGCGCCCCGATTGTCAAAGCATGGGAAGAAAAGAAAGAGCGCTCTGAATTTTGGGAGCAATCAACGACGGTTGCTTTTGGGATTAATGTTCCCAAAGCACTTGGTGATTTTCTAGTATTGCGTGCATTGTATGAGACAGACGGTATGGCGATTGCTATTTCTGATCAAGAACTGCTAGAAGAACAACAACATATCGCTGAATATGAAGGTGCGTTTGTGTGCCCTGAAGGTGCAGCTACATTTGCCGCGGCTAAACGATTGACTGAACAAGGCTGGATCGGTCGTGATGAATCGGTAGTCGTGTTGAATACAGGAGCAGGTATTAAATATCCAGATACAGTGAAGATCGAAGTTCCATTGTTAGAAATTGGTGAATCGATTATATAA
- the mprF gene encoding bifunctional lysylphosphatidylglycerol flippase/synthetase MprF: MRESLRKLKILQLFTALYRAKIIRILIPVAILAIIFVYGRHEIQNINLAKIIHELRMMPVHIVIQLIIASFIAVSAMSTYDYLIRKQFKLDVNWKTTYRYAWIANTFNNMIGFAGLTGVGLRTLLYKKSGVPMKTMGAAVLFLSPIVLVGLSLLGCLTLIGVFPVEPIFQEHPWLRLGVWGVSLYLPFFLLMQRSSLFAKWFHKGDGKLPWKVIAASIGSSLLEWACAGTLFWLFAFYDLNHLPFAPVFGVYVVAAIAGIISMAPGGIGAFDLIALLGLHTLGVDPSRALTILLLFRIFYFVVPWLIGLVLAAFEMSPSTKQMRDMLSNSLDASRNTWVKFWGWPSQFGLLSDLGAWALGKLVFASGVILLLSAATPGLIDRLRFMEHLLSLPIMRFSEQLSVIIGIMLIIVSRGISLRIRRAYLLTGALLLTGAIFTFAKGFDYEEAIILLIVALVLWVSRARFNRESTSISIRSIWIWALLAFISALSYYLIGTHIHPAILRHLPLRAQHWFLDPHEYAVTAVIGFIGALILIASIFTLRPHRYTGVRPDEAQIEKFTDFIGKEDGNLLTHLLYLGDKNFYWAQNDQILIPYSRVRDKLIVLGDPIGNKNLVGAAIQEFQSYADHYALTVVFYQAAPEYLSIYHENGYNFFKLGEEALVPLDTFTLSGKSNQNLRTAKNKSDREGQTFEVLSPPYQADLLAELRQISNEWLGDRKEKAYSLGWFNERYIQRSPLALLRNAEGQILAFATLAPAYDQNQVISIDLMRHLNDTPNGTMDVLFVRLIEWAKEQGYSYFNLGMSPLSSVGENQNAHREEKLARLVFQYGGHWYGFEGLRRYKEKFSPEWQARYLAYPAGMALPILTLDLVRLVSRRPEQAESV; this comes from the coding sequence ATGAGAGAATCGCTTCGAAAGCTTAAAATCTTACAATTATTCACAGCTTTATATCGCGCTAAAATTATAAGGATACTGATTCCTGTAGCTATTCTAGCCATTATTTTTGTATATGGAAGACATGAGATTCAGAATATCAATTTAGCTAAAATTATTCATGAGTTACGTATGATGCCTGTTCATATCGTTATTCAACTAATCATTGCTTCTTTTATCGCTGTATCGGCAATGAGTACTTACGATTATTTAATACGAAAGCAGTTCAAGCTTGATGTGAATTGGAAAACAACTTATCGGTATGCTTGGATCGCAAATACATTCAACAATATGATTGGGTTTGCTGGTCTTACCGGTGTAGGATTACGTACATTGCTCTATAAGAAAAGTGGCGTACCTATGAAAACGATGGGTGCTGCAGTACTTTTCTTATCTCCTATTGTATTAGTAGGATTGTCTTTGCTCGGCTGTTTGACATTGATCGGTGTGTTTCCAGTTGAGCCTATTTTTCAGGAGCATCCATGGCTTCGATTAGGAGTATGGGGAGTCTCATTATATCTACCGTTCTTTTTATTAATGCAACGTTCTTCATTATTTGCGAAATGGTTCCATAAAGGAGATGGCAAGTTACCCTGGAAAGTCATTGCCGCTTCGATTGGCTCTTCTTTACTTGAATGGGCTTGTGCGGGTACATTGTTCTGGCTATTCGCTTTTTATGATCTCAATCATTTACCGTTTGCTCCGGTATTCGGTGTGTACGTTGTAGCTGCGATTGCAGGGATTATCAGTATGGCTCCTGGTGGTATCGGAGCATTTGATCTGATTGCTTTGCTTGGATTACACACATTAGGTGTTGATCCATCGCGCGCACTAACGATTTTGTTATTATTCCGTATTTTCTATTTTGTTGTTCCGTGGTTAATCGGTTTGGTATTGGCTGCTTTTGAAATGAGTCCAAGCACTAAGCAAATGCGTGACATGCTATCGAACAGTCTGGATGCTTCGCGTAACACATGGGTTAAATTTTGGGGATGGCCTTCTCAATTTGGCTTACTAAGTGATCTAGGTGCATGGGCACTCGGCAAATTGGTTTTTGCCAGCGGCGTTATTTTGCTGTTATCGGCGGCAACTCCTGGCTTGATTGATCGTTTACGTTTTATGGAGCATCTATTATCTTTACCGATTATGCGCTTTTCTGAACAATTGTCTGTTATTATCGGGATTATGCTGATTATTGTATCACGGGGTATTTCGCTTCGTATTCGGCGTGCATACTTGCTGACAGGCGCTTTGCTGTTAACAGGGGCTATTTTCACCTTTGCCAAAGGGTTCGATTACGAAGAAGCGATTATTCTACTGATCGTAGCATTGGTACTATGGGTGTCACGTGCTCGCTTTAATCGTGAAAGTACTAGCATTTCTATACGTAGTATCTGGATCTGGGCGTTACTTGCTTTTATTTCAGCATTATCGTATTACTTGATTGGTACACATATTCATCCTGCTATTTTGCGACATTTGCCATTACGTGCACAGCACTGGTTTTTAGACCCGCACGAATATGCAGTTACAGCGGTGATTGGATTTATCGGAGCTTTGATTTTGATAGCCTCTATCTTCACTCTTCGTCCGCATCGTTATACAGGTGTTCGTCCAGATGAAGCACAGATCGAAAAGTTCACAGATTTTATTGGTAAAGAAGACGGTAATCTGCTGACTCACCTTCTGTATCTGGGTGATAAAAACTTTTACTGGGCGCAAAATGATCAAATCTTAATTCCTTATTCTCGTGTACGTGATAAACTAATTGTACTCGGTGATCCGATTGGAAATAAAAATTTGGTCGGGGCAGCTATTCAAGAGTTCCAAAGTTATGCTGACCATTATGCTTTAACTGTAGTCTTTTATCAGGCAGCACCTGAATATCTATCCATCTATCATGAAAATGGTTATAACTTCTTCAAGCTTGGCGAAGAAGCGCTTGTGCCATTAGATACCTTTACACTAAGTGGTAAAAGCAATCAAAACTTGCGAACAGCTAAAAATAAATCTGATCGAGAAGGACAGACGTTTGAAGTACTGTCTCCGCCTTATCAAGCGGATCTATTAGCAGAGCTACGTCAGATTTCCAATGAGTGGTTAGGCGATCGTAAAGAAAAAGCTTATTCGTTAGGTTGGTTCAATGAACGGTATATCCAGCGTTCTCCACTGGCTCTACTTCGTAATGCAGAAGGTCAGATTTTAGCGTTTGCAACACTGGCTCCTGCTTATGACCAGAATCAAGTGATTTCGATCGATCTCATGCGTCACTTAAATGACACGCCAAATGGTACGATGGATGTATTGTTTGTCCGCTTGATCGAATGGGCAAAAGAACAAGGATATTCTTATTTCAATCTAGGCATGTCTCCACTGTCCAGTGTAGGCGAAAATCAAAATGCACATCGTGAAGAAAAATTAGCACGTCTGGTGTTCCAATATGGAGGGCACTGGTATGGATTTGAAGGATTACGCCGCTACAAAGAAAAGTTCTCTCCTGAATGGCAAGCTAGATATCTAGCGTACCCTGCAGGGATGGCACTTCCTATTCTTACTCTTGATCTGGTACGTCTGGTCTCACGTCGTCCTGAACAAGCTGAATCAGTGTAA
- a CDS encoding undecaprenyl-diphosphatase → MNVSQVDYEAFRWINDGATMFSFINPLMLFLSKYAVVFFVIGALIYWFTRAHANRRMITQALLSALIGFTTSWILGKLFYRDRPFVDHEVFQLVHHEANASFPSNHALGAFVIAMTIWLFRRRDGWIWLILASGIAIARVWTGVHYPTDVLAGALLGVLIAVVVHRVFTRISLAKSLMELGIYHYEQIERKVWRSKSSYRNR, encoded by the coding sequence TTGAATGTTTCACAGGTGGACTATGAGGCTTTTCGCTGGATAAATGATGGAGCAACCATGTTTTCATTTATAAATCCATTGATGTTATTTTTATCAAAATATGCTGTTGTGTTTTTTGTGATTGGAGCATTGATTTATTGGTTTACTCGCGCACACGCTAATCGTCGTATGATTACGCAAGCTTTATTGTCGGCACTAATCGGATTTACAACAAGCTGGATATTAGGTAAATTATTTTACCGGGATCGACCCTTTGTCGATCATGAAGTATTCCAGTTAGTTCATCATGAAGCCAATGCTTCTTTTCCAAGTAATCATGCGTTAGGTGCATTTGTTATTGCTATGACGATCTGGTTATTCCGTCGTCGCGATGGTTGGATATGGTTGATTCTTGCTTCAGGTATCGCTATTGCTAGAGTCTGGACAGGTGTCCATTATCCTACAGATGTGCTTGCTGGAGCTTTATTAGGAGTTTTGATTGCTGTTGTAGTACATAGAGTATTTACACGAATATCACTCGCTAAAAGCTTGATGGAGTTAGGCATTTATCATTATGAACAAATCGAAAGAAAAGTATGGCGTAGTAAGTCAAGTTATCGTAATCGTTAA
- a CDS encoding amidohydrolase produces MRVHIRNTTILTMNKEEAPFLGDIVIHNDRIEHIIHKDQQTIDPIILEQINHDDVQVIDGTDMVTMPGLINAHQHTPMNLLKGFSDDLKLMDWLEKKMFPAEAQMTPEDIYWGSQLSMAEMIRSGTTTFADMYMHMNQIAQAVEEVGMRASLTRGLVFHDDDQGARIREAIELVEQWHGQADGRITTMFGPHAPYTCPPDSLLEVIELAKQYQLPIHIHLAETKEEVITMRERYEQTPTQYLYELGLFEQLHVMLAHSVHLTKRDIQYLTGMRGGVIHNPVSNLKLGCGIAPVTEMMKQGITVGLGTDGAGSATTLDMFQEIKAATWLQKLDYGDPTVLPAYQSLQMATIESAKLLAIDHETGTLEVGKKADMILIDLLQPHLQPVHHIVSLLAYSANGADVDITIVNGQILMRQRQLITIDEQEVIRQGNIRAQRIVNGI; encoded by the coding sequence ATGCGTGTCCATATTCGCAATACTACGATTTTGACGATGAATAAAGAAGAAGCACCTTTTCTCGGTGATATTGTGATCCATAACGATCGAATAGAGCATATTATTCACAAAGATCAGCAAACTATCGATCCTATCATTCTAGAACAGATAAATCATGACGATGTACAGGTTATTGACGGTACTGATATGGTGACGATGCCAGGCTTAATCAATGCACATCAACATACACCGATGAATTTGTTAAAAGGGTTTTCTGATGATCTTAAATTAATGGATTGGTTAGAAAAGAAAATGTTCCCTGCTGAAGCGCAAATGACTCCAGAAGATATCTATTGGGGTAGCCAATTGTCGATGGCTGAAATGATTCGTTCGGGCACAACAACTTTTGCCGATATGTATATGCATATGAATCAGATTGCTCAAGCTGTAGAGGAAGTCGGTATGAGAGCCTCGTTAACACGTGGATTGGTCTTTCATGACGATGATCAAGGTGCACGTATTCGGGAAGCGATAGAATTGGTAGAACAATGGCATGGACAAGCAGATGGGCGTATCACCACTATGTTCGGCCCGCATGCACCCTATACATGTCCACCGGATTCTTTGCTAGAAGTGATAGAACTTGCGAAGCAGTATCAGTTACCGATTCATATCCATCTTGCTGAGACGAAAGAAGAAGTAATCACGATGCGTGAACGTTATGAGCAGACACCGACACAATATCTATATGAGCTAGGATTATTTGAGCAATTGCATGTGATGTTAGCACATAGTGTTCATCTGACCAAACGAGATATTCAATATTTAACAGGAATGCGCGGAGGGGTTATTCATAATCCGGTGAGTAATTTGAAATTGGGTTGTGGTATTGCCCCAGTTACCGAAATGATGAAACAGGGGATTACGGTAGGATTAGGTACAGATGGAGCAGGAAGTGCTACAACACTGGATATGTTCCAGGAGATCAAAGCAGCCACATGGTTACAAAAATTAGACTATGGCGATCCTACCGTATTGCCTGCTTACCAGTCATTGCAAATGGCTACTATAGAAAGTGCCAAATTATTAGCAATTGATCATGAGACCGGTACATTAGAAGTAGGCAAAAAAGCAGATATGATTTTGATTGATTTACTTCAACCTCATTTACAGCCTGTCCATCATATTGTTTCTTTACTTGCGTATAGCGCAAATGGGGCAGATGTAGATATAACTATCGTAAATGGACAAATACTGATGAGACAACGCCAATTAATCACTATAGATGAGCAAGAAGTGATACGTCAGGGAAATATACGAGCCCAACGAATCGTAAACGGTATTTAA
- a CDS encoding DUF1906 domain-containing protein, protein MNPAEERPTDKGIDTESLCEEKALELKQAGYHFIARYYNQNNPHKNLTKTEAQALTQAGLYIVAVWENGYPTSVSYFSQEVGESDATSAYNYAKHTIGQPQGSTIYFAVDFDASPTDLSEFVHHYFQKIIDTFKELGNEYHIGVYGSGLTCEYILKNFSEISYTWLAESSGWSNSRTFEQWNIKQVGSGTEVGFSVDFNEAQGDGGGFRLES, encoded by the coding sequence ATGAATCCAGCTGAAGAACGTCCAACAGACAAAGGTATTGATACAGAGTCGTTATGCGAAGAAAAAGCATTAGAGCTAAAGCAAGCCGGATATCATTTTATTGCTAGATATTACAATCAGAATAATCCCCACAAAAATCTAACAAAGACCGAAGCTCAAGCGCTAACTCAAGCAGGGTTGTATATTGTGGCTGTTTGGGAAAATGGATATCCAACATCGGTATCGTATTTCTCACAAGAAGTCGGAGAAAGTGATGCTACATCTGCCTACAATTATGCCAAACATACGATTGGACAGCCGCAAGGTTCTACGATTTATTTTGCAGTCGATTTTGATGCGTCACCAACAGATCTAAGCGAGTTTGTTCATCACTATTTTCAAAAGATTATTGATACCTTCAAAGAATTAGGCAATGAATATCATATTGGAGTCTACGGTTCAGGGCTGACTTGTGAATATATACTTAAAAACTTTTCCGAGATATCGTATACATGGTTAGCAGAATCATCAGGTTGGAGCAATTCTAGAACTTTTGAACAATGGAATATCAAACAAGTGGGAAGTGGAACAGAAGTTGGCTTCTCGGTAGACTTTAATGAAGCTCAAGGAGATGGCGGCGGATTTAGATTGGAATCATAA